Within Cnuibacter physcomitrellae, the genomic segment GATGCAGGAAGCGGCCCGTCCCCTCGGGGGCGGGCCGCTTCCTGCATGAGCGCTCGATCAGCCGGAGGCGGTGATCCCGAGGTTGACGTTCGTGCCCTTCTTGACCGAGGTGCCCACCGAGGGCGAGACCGACTGCACCTTCGTCAGCGCGTTGGGGATCGCATCCCAGAACACCGAGTAGACGGGCACGAGACCCACCGCCTGCAGCGCCTGCTTCGCCTCGTCGCGGGTCAGGCCCTCGACGTTGGGGACGGGCACGGGCGCCGGCCCGCGCGACACGTCGAGGACGACGGAGTCGCCGGGGCGAACCGGGTCGGTCTGCACGGTGGCCTGGTAGACGGATCCCTCCGGGACGTCCTCGTTGTAGTCCTGCGCGCCCTCGGTCGCGACGAGGCCGACGGCCCCGAGTGCGGCCTTCGCCTCGTCGAGCGTCTGTCCGGTGACATCGGGCACCGCTCCGAGCGACACGACCAGGTCGATGGTCTGCTGCTCGCCGTACTCGGATCCGAGGGCCGTGCCGGACGGGTCGGTGGCGGCGATCACGACCCCGGAGGCGACGTCGGAGGAGAACTGGGTGGTCGACGTGCCCGCGGTGAACCCCGCGGCCGTGATGGCGGCGCGCGCGTCGGCCTCGGCGAGACCGGCGAGGGTCGGCACGGCCAGCATCGCGGGCCCGCTCGAGACGATCACCGTGACCGCCGATCCGCTGCGGATGCTCGTGCCGCCAGGCGGGTCGGTGTCGATGACGGTGCCGGCGGCGACCGTCGGGCTGGTCTGCTGACGCTGGTCGGGCTTCAGCCCCATCTCCTGCAGCTGCGCCAGTGCGCTGTCGGGTGCGGATCCGGCCAGGGTCGGGATCGTGGTCATCGAGCCGGGCCCGGCGGAGTACCACCATCCCGTGCCGCCCAGGCCGGCGGCGACGACGAGGACGGCGACCAGGAGCCACCACCCGCGTGCACGACGCCGTCGGGCCTTCCGGGCGACCAGCTGGACCGTGGCCTCGGGACCGGCGGCCTCGGCGGCCGCCTCCTCGGCGGGCACGGAGGGCGCGGTGAACACCGTGGTGGAGCGGTCGTCCGGCGAGGGGCCGAGCGCTTCAGGAGGCAGCAGCATCGTGCGCTGCGACGCCGTGCCGGCGTGGCGGACGATGCCGAGCCCGGCCTCCACCTCGCGCAGCCGGTCGAGCATCTCCTTCGCGTCGGCGGGCCGTTCCTCGGGATCCTTGACCGTCGCCCACAGGATGAGGTCGTCGAGCCCCTCGGGCACCTCGGGGTTCGCCGAGCTGGGCACGGGCATCGGCTCGTTCGCGTGCTTGAAGGCGATCTGCATCGGCTGGTCGCCCGTGAACGGCTGCGCCCCGACGAGCATCTCCGAGAACATGATGCCGGCGGCGTAGACGTCGCTCCTGGTGTCGGCGACGCCCCGGGTGAGGAGCTCGGGGGAGAGATAGGCGATCGTGCCGAGGAGCGCCTGGCCGGTGGCCGTGTTGGCGCTCGCGGCCCGCGCGAGGCCGAAGTCGCCGATCTTGATGCGCCCGTCGTCGGCGAGCAGCACGTTCTCCGGCTTGAGGTCGCGGTGGACGATCCCGGCCTTGTGCGCTGCTGCGAGGCCGCCGAGCACCGCATCCATCACGTCGACGGCCTGCTCGATCCCGAGGCGTCCCCGCTCGCGGAGCAGGTCTCGGAGCGTCATGCCGGGGAGGTACTCCATGACGAGGTACGCCATGTCGGAGTCCTGGCCCTGGTCGAACACGTTCACCACGTTCGGATGCGCCAGTCGCGCCGCCGAGCGCGCCTCACGGACGAAGCGCTCCCGGAAGACCTCGTCATCGGCCAGGTGGCCGTGCATCACCTTGATCGCGACCCGGCGGTCCAGGCGGAGGTCGGTGGCGACGTAGACGGTGGCCATGCCCCCGCGGGCGATGCGCGACTTCACCTGGTACCGGCCGTCGATGAGTCGGCCGAGCATGGGGTCGGTGGTCGCGCTCGTCACGCTGGAAGTCTAGGTTCCAGGCCGGCCGGAACCCGGGAACGACCCCGGAAGGTCGCCTCTGCGGAGGGTTCTTCCATCCATTCTTTATCGTTTCGTGACGCAAGAGGATTCTCGGGTCCCGGGTCCGGCGTGATTGTCTGTACTCGTGACCGAACCGTCCACCTCGTCCTGGCTCACCGTTCCCGACCTCGTGGAGGAGCTCGGGCTCACCCAGAGCCGCGTGCGCCGCCTCATCGAGGAGCGCGCGCTCGTCGCCGTCCGGCGCGACGGGAAGCTCGTCGTCCCTGCGCTGTTCCTCCGCGACGGCGAGCCGCTGCATGAGCTCAAGGGCACCGTGCTGGTGCTCGCCGACAGCGGCTTCGACGACGAGGGGATCGTCGACTGGCTGCTCTCCGACAACGACACGATCGGCGTGCCGCCGATCGAGGCCCTGCGTGCCGGTCGGAAGACCGAGGTCCGGCGGGTGGCTCAGGCGCTCGCGCTCTGATCCGTCCGGGCCTCACGCCCTGCGTTCACCGCAGCCCCTCCCGGGACAGGCGCGTCACGCGGCGCGGTCCGTGATGCGCCGGGCCAGGCCGACCAGAGCCTCGCGCGACTCGTCGTCGAGCGCGAGGTCGTCGAGGTTCTCGAGCGCGAGCGCCACGTTGCCCTCGATCAGGCGCTCGGCCTCGTCGAGCGCGCCGGCCTCGCGCATGGTCTGCTGCAGCATCCGG encodes:
- a CDS encoding Rv2175c family DNA-binding protein is translated as MTEPSTSSWLTVPDLVEELGLTQSRVRRLIEERALVAVRRDGKLVVPALFLRDGEPLHELKGTVLVLADSGFDDEGIVDWLLSDNDTIGVPPIEALRAGRKTEVRRVAQALAL
- the pknB gene encoding Stk1 family PASTA domain-containing Ser/Thr kinase, translated to MTSATTDPMLGRLIDGRYQVKSRIARGGMATVYVATDLRLDRRVAIKVMHGHLADDEVFRERFVREARSAARLAHPNVVNVFDQGQDSDMAYLVMEYLPGMTLRDLLRERGRLGIEQAVDVMDAVLGGLAAAHKAGIVHRDLKPENVLLADDGRIKIGDFGLARAASANTATGQALLGTIAYLSPELLTRGVADTRSDVYAAGIMFSEMLVGAQPFTGDQPMQIAFKHANEPMPVPSSANPEVPEGLDDLILWATVKDPEERPADAKEMLDRLREVEAGLGIVRHAGTASQRTMLLPPEALGPSPDDRSTTVFTAPSVPAEEAAAEAAGPEATVQLVARKARRRRARGWWLLVAVLVVAAGLGGTGWWYSAGPGSMTTIPTLAGSAPDSALAQLQEMGLKPDQRQQTSPTVAAGTVIDTDPPGGTSIRSGSAVTVIVSSGPAMLAVPTLAGLAEADARAAITAAGFTAGTSTTQFSSDVASGVVIAATDPSGTALGSEYGEQQTIDLVVSLGAVPDVTGQTLDEAKAALGAVGLVATEGAQDYNEDVPEGSVYQATVQTDPVRPGDSVVLDVSRGPAPVPVPNVEGLTRDEAKQALQAVGLVPVYSVFWDAIPNALTKVQSVSPSVGTSVKKGTNVNLGITASG